The Treponema primitia ZAS-1 genome contains the following window.
ACGGTAATTATGGGGAATAGCTTTTATGTTTAACAAATGGCGAAAATATTCCTATGCCGCCCAGAAGGATCAGCGCCATCAGATATGGTGGGTTCTGCTATGGCTTCTGGCCTTTTTTGTTTTATATGCAGCCCTGACCACTCTTTTCTTTTCCATGCGGGTTTTAGAGAACGAAACTATGCAGCCCGGCCTCCGTGCCGGAGACCGGTTTATCTTTTCATCCAATAAAATTTACAGTTTTTTGGCCGGAAAGGATCTGCTCGGCGGCGAACCTCCCTTCCGCCGGGGAAATGTGGTCCTGGTAGATATGTCTCTGAAGGAAAAATCGGATATTACAAGAAATGTCATAGATATTCTGCTGAGGTTTTTCACCCTTCAGCGGGTGAGTCTCTTTGATACGAGTGAACATTATTATATAAAGCGGGTTATCGGTCTACCGGGGGATGAAATTTCCATGACCAACTTTGTTCTTCGGTTAAAGCCTGCGGGCGAAAAATATGCCCTTACGGAGTTTGAACTATCCGACCGGCCCTATGTTCCCACAATTCCCCAGATTCCCGCCCTGTGGGATGAATCAATCCCCTTCTCCGGAAATATGGATACCCGTA
Protein-coding sequences here:
- the lepB gene encoding signal peptidase I: MFNKWRKYSYAAQKDQRHQIWWVLLWLLAFFVLYAALTTLFFSMRVLENETMQPGLRAGDRFIFSSNKIYSFLAGKDLLGGEPPFRRGNVVLVDMSLKEKSDITRNVIDILLRFFTLQRVSLFDTSEHYYIKRVIGLPGDEISMTNFVLRLKPAGEKYALTEFELSDRPYVPTIPQIPALWDESIPFSGNMDTRILGENECFVLSDDRSNTNDSRTWGPIPVDIVVGKLLFRYWPFTKLGRP